The following proteins come from a genomic window of Corynebacterium hansenii:
- a CDS encoding AI-2E family transporter yields MNKDEGTRGDNHARDDRDMIDEVLGTEPMRVDQALSVPDDAHEQRASTPDLKEGGKELGDLIEESESETIDRADVIGEGARWFAGWCLRFLIVCAALFVAFTALGKVWAGLLPVLLALIVATVLGPPAAYLIRHKWPDAAAAAVSLLGAVAIVSGVIAIIAPTVRSQLPHLKDQFTQGIMELQKVLQGPPFNVKDEQLLDLLDQATSWVQRRSGDIANTVLQGITVVGNVTVTLLVMLVLTFFFIKDGRKFLPWLRSIAGRRLGWHLTEVLTRSWDTLGGFIRTQALVSFIDAIFIGLGLWLLNVPLALVLAVITFFAGFIPIIGAVSAGFIAVVVALMANGLTTALLVLALIVVVQQVEGNILSPMLQSRAMNLHAAIVLLAVTLGGTLFGIVGAFLAVPVAAVLAVWLRYLGDLTDLRTGDKTAADIKFATEAGSISGLQTEAAGRAMRDRLASLRLGGKRDDDDAEGPKDGDAPAPTTATANDPLAGKPGDGPTTTAFGRLGDAVTGRFRRR; encoded by the coding sequence GTGAACAAAGACGAAGGAACCCGCGGCGACAATCACGCCCGAGACGATCGCGACATGATCGACGAGGTCCTGGGCACCGAACCCATGCGCGTGGACCAGGCGCTGTCCGTGCCTGACGACGCGCACGAGCAGCGCGCCTCCACCCCGGACCTCAAGGAGGGCGGGAAGGAGCTCGGCGACCTGATCGAGGAGTCGGAGAGCGAGACCATCGACCGCGCCGACGTCATCGGCGAAGGCGCCCGCTGGTTCGCCGGCTGGTGCCTGCGTTTCCTCATCGTCTGCGCCGCCCTGTTCGTCGCCTTCACGGCGCTGGGCAAGGTGTGGGCCGGGCTCCTGCCCGTGCTGCTGGCGCTGATCGTCGCGACCGTCCTCGGGCCGCCCGCGGCGTACCTCATCCGCCACAAGTGGCCGGATGCCGCCGCCGCGGCGGTGTCGCTGCTCGGCGCGGTGGCCATCGTCAGCGGCGTCATCGCCATCATCGCCCCGACCGTGCGCTCCCAGCTGCCCCACCTGAAGGACCAGTTCACCCAGGGCATCATGGAGCTGCAGAAGGTGCTGCAGGGCCCGCCCTTCAACGTCAAGGACGAGCAGCTGCTCGATTTGCTCGACCAGGCCACCTCGTGGGTGCAGCGCCGCTCCGGCGACATCGCCAACACCGTGTTGCAGGGCATCACGGTCGTCGGCAACGTCACGGTGACCCTGCTCGTCATGCTGGTGCTCACGTTCTTCTTCATCAAGGACGGCCGCAAGTTCCTGCCGTGGCTGCGCTCCATCGCCGGCCGCCGCCTGGGCTGGCACCTCACCGAGGTCCTGACCCGCTCGTGGGACACCCTGGGCGGATTCATCCGCACCCAGGCGCTGGTGTCCTTCATCGACGCGATCTTCATCGGCCTGGGCCTGTGGCTGCTCAACGTTCCGCTGGCGTTGGTGCTGGCCGTGATCACGTTCTTCGCGGGCTTCATCCCGATCATCGGTGCGGTTTCCGCCGGCTTCATCGCCGTCGTCGTGGCGCTGATGGCCAACGGCCTGACCACCGCGCTGCTGGTTCTGGCGCTGATCGTCGTGGTCCAGCAGGTCGAGGGCAACATCCTCTCCCCGATGCTGCAGTCCCGCGCCATGAACCTCCATGCCGCGATCGTGCTGCTGGCCGTGACGCTGGGCGGCACGCTGTTCGGCATCGTCGGTGCGTTCCTCGCGGTGCCGGTCGCCGCGGTGCTCGCGGTGTGGCTGCGCTACCTGGGCGATCTGACGGATCTGCGCACGGGCGACAAGACCGCCGCGGACATCAAGTTCGCCACCGAAGCCGGGTCGATCTCCGGCCTGCAGACCGAGGCCGCCGGCCGCGCCATGCGCGATCGCCTGGCGTCGCTGCGGTTGGGCGGCAAGCGCGACGATGACGACGCCGAGGGCCCGAAGGACGGCGACGCTCCCGCGCCCACTACCGCGACGGCGAACGATCCGCTGGCCGGCAAGCCGGGCGACGGGCCGACGACGACCGCCTTCGGCCGCCTCGGTGACGCGGTGACGGGACGTTTCCGCCGCCGCTGA
- a CDS encoding DUF6542 domain-containing protein yields MSDTATSAHPNAARRSGPRRLPIWAPPLLYVVAAIIGIVAALPTGNIGLPYLLAFAAAAVIGTMLVDPRGLVVTVAQQPLMFTIFTPIVAWLIGSWSDPSVGGALDSTPTKTRLITAAYPIVQYFPWMAAIPVVCTAIAIWRYLDITRVNAKTEKENRRGNARLQKAEESTKVSATRARKRVAESDARVRNARGAESETRVSEARAPEARVRHARDAEAEARVRHARDAETEARVRHARGEGASRRPASEIIQAAEERRRRAAERARAAQEARRTQEHRRAPEPPPRRAAEERRRPEREPAQAPERPVRRRDPRAEQRMMEQRAAAGRPPQRRREDPRRIDDRRDFGRSDHRDVHRDARRREDPRRGRADDRGMRDYRFDDRRAVRREDPRADRRMDPRDRPGREDMRRDDRYRQAERRDGRREAAPRRRPVQEWPPRHERPRHTRGERD; encoded by the coding sequence GTGTCCGATACCGCAACCTCCGCTCACCCGAACGCCGCGCGACGTTCCGGGCCACGGCGGCTGCCCATTTGGGCGCCGCCGTTGCTGTATGTGGTGGCCGCGATCATCGGCATCGTCGCGGCGCTGCCCACCGGCAACATCGGCCTGCCGTACCTCCTCGCCTTCGCCGCTGCCGCGGTGATCGGCACGATGCTGGTCGATCCCCGGGGCCTGGTCGTCACCGTCGCGCAGCAGCCGCTGATGTTCACCATCTTCACGCCGATCGTCGCGTGGTTGATCGGCTCCTGGTCGGATCCGTCCGTGGGAGGCGCCCTCGATTCGACGCCGACGAAGACCAGGTTGATCACCGCCGCGTATCCCATCGTCCAGTATTTCCCCTGGATGGCGGCGATCCCGGTGGTGTGCACGGCCATCGCCATCTGGCGGTACCTGGACATCACGCGCGTCAACGCCAAGACGGAGAAGGAAAACCGCCGCGGCAACGCCCGCCTGCAGAAGGCCGAGGAGTCCACGAAGGTTTCCGCCACGCGCGCCCGCAAGCGGGTCGCGGAGTCCGATGCGCGGGTGAGGAATGCCCGGGGTGCTGAATCGGAAACTCGAGTGTCGGAAGCTCGAGCGCCGGAAGCTCGCGTGCGCCACGCACGAGACGCGGAGGCGGAAGCCCGAGTGCGCCACGCCCGTGACGCGGAGACCGAAGCGCGCGTGCGCCATGCGCGGGGCGAGGGTGCTTCACGACGGCCCGCGTCCGAGATCATCCAGGCCGCCGAGGAGAGGCGCCGTCGCGCCGCCGAGCGGGCCCGCGCCGCACAGGAGGCCCGCCGCACGCAGGAACACCGGCGTGCACCGGAGCCGCCGCCGCGTCGGGCCGCCGAGGAGCGCCGCCGCCCCGAACGCGAACCGGCGCAGGCACCCGAGCGGCCGGTCCGGCGGCGCGATCCCCGTGCCGAGCAGCGGATGATGGAGCAGCGCGCGGCCGCCGGTCGCCCGCCCCAGCGCCGTCGGGAGGACCCGCGGCGCATCGACGATCGCCGGGATTTCGGCCGATCCGATCACCGCGACGTGCATCGTGATGCGCGCCGCCGCGAGGACCCGCGCCGCGGCCGCGCCGATGACCGGGGCATGCGCGATTACCGCTTCGATGACCGCCGTGCCGTCCGCCGCGAAGATCCGCGGGCGGACCGCCGGATGGATCCGCGCGATCGCCCCGGCCGGGAAGACATGCGCCGCGACGACCGGTACCGGCAGGCGGAACGGCGCGATGGGCGTCGTGAAGCGGCGCCCCGCCGCCGGCCCGTGCAGGAATGGCCGCCGCGCCACGAACGCCCGCGCCACACGCGCGGCGAGCGCGACTAG
- a CDS encoding 4-hydroxy-3-methylbut-2-enyl diphosphate reductase, which produces MTTTSTDATAAEKKVLLAAPRGYCAGVDRAVETVEKALAMHGAPLYVRKEIVHNKYVVETLEDQGVIFVDETDEVPHGANLVFSAHGVSPAVHAQAKALDLHTFDATCPLVTKVHNEVKRFARDGYQILLIGHEGHEEVEGTAGEAPERVHLIDGAESVEALDFGPDDKLVWLSQTTLSVDETMEMVDLLKRKFPHIQDPPSDDICYATQNRQVAVKALAPECDLVIVVGSQNSSNSKRLVEVALQAGARDAHLVDYAHQIQEEWFDGVTTVGLTSGASVPEILVKGALDHLAERGYADVREVRTASEKIVFSLPRELREARVQR; this is translated from the coding sequence ATGACGACAACCTCAACCGACGCAACCGCCGCCGAGAAGAAGGTGCTGCTGGCCGCCCCGCGCGGGTACTGCGCCGGCGTCGACCGCGCCGTCGAGACCGTGGAAAAGGCGCTCGCCATGCACGGCGCCCCTCTGTACGTGCGCAAGGAAATCGTGCACAACAAGTACGTGGTCGAGACCCTGGAGGACCAGGGAGTCATCTTCGTGGACGAGACCGACGAGGTCCCCCACGGCGCCAACCTGGTGTTTTCCGCCCACGGCGTCTCGCCCGCGGTGCACGCCCAGGCCAAGGCGCTGGACCTGCACACCTTCGACGCGACCTGCCCGCTGGTGACGAAGGTCCACAACGAAGTCAAGCGCTTCGCCCGCGACGGCTACCAGATCCTCCTCATCGGCCACGAGGGCCACGAGGAGGTCGAGGGCACCGCGGGCGAGGCCCCGGAGCGCGTGCACCTCATCGACGGCGCCGAGTCGGTCGAGGCCCTCGACTTCGGCCCCGACGACAAGCTCGTGTGGCTGTCGCAGACCACCCTGTCGGTGGACGAGACCATGGAGATGGTCGACCTGCTCAAGCGGAAGTTCCCCCACATCCAGGACCCGCCGAGCGACGACATCTGCTACGCCACCCAGAACCGCCAGGTCGCCGTTAAGGCCCTGGCCCCCGAGTGCGACCTGGTCATCGTGGTCGGCTCGCAGAACTCCTCGAACTCCAAGCGCCTGGTCGAGGTCGCGCTGCAGGCCGGCGCCCGCGACGCGCACCTGGTGGATTACGCGCACCAGATCCAGGAGGAGTGGTTCGACGGCGTCACCACCGTCGGCCTGACCTCGGGTGCCTCGGTGCCGGAGATCCTGGTCAAGGGCGCCCTCGATCACCTCGCCGAGCGCGGCTACGCCGACGTGCGGGAAGTCCGCACCGCCAGCGAGAAGATCGTGTTCTCCCTGCCCCGCGAGCTGCGCGAGGCCCGCGTCCAGCGCTAG
- the xseA gene encoding exodeoxyribonuclease VII large subunit: MSKLTTTPEAPVQVRRLNQMIKDWIEQLGQIWVEGEIAQISSKPTWKLSYLTLRDTQADASVSVTCSTASLRAHPLSTGDRVVMLGKPAFYAGRGSFSLWATQWRPVGVGELLARIERLRVVLAAEGLFDARLKRPLPFLPRRIGLITGRGSAAERDVLSVSQARWPEVDFEVVNTIVQGGKAVSEIIPALERLDADPTIDVIIIARGGGSVEDLLPFSDEALVRAVSRATTPVVSAIGHEPDNPLLDHVADLRAATPTDAAKRVVPDVKEERHRLDELRARSAAALRRWVDREARIISDLRSRPVLADPMTPIRARAEDIGRGRDRLRGAISRRLEREESMVAGLRGKVSALGPAATLARGYSVVQVQPRDGSGDQVVTTIAQAPPGSQLRIRVADGSITAAAMGVKPAD, encoded by the coding sequence ATGTCGAAGTTGACCACCACGCCGGAGGCTCCGGTCCAGGTCCGCCGCCTGAACCAGATGATCAAGGACTGGATCGAGCAGCTCGGCCAGATCTGGGTCGAGGGCGAGATCGCGCAGATCAGTTCCAAGCCGACCTGGAAGCTGTCCTATCTGACGCTCCGCGACACCCAGGCCGACGCCTCGGTGTCGGTGACGTGTTCCACCGCGTCGCTGCGGGCGCATCCGCTGAGCACCGGCGACCGGGTGGTCATGCTGGGCAAGCCGGCGTTCTACGCCGGGCGCGGTTCCTTTTCCCTGTGGGCGACGCAGTGGCGGCCGGTGGGCGTGGGCGAACTGCTCGCGCGCATCGAGCGGTTGCGGGTGGTCCTGGCCGCGGAGGGGCTTTTCGACGCCCGCCTGAAACGTCCTCTGCCGTTCCTGCCGCGCAGGATCGGGTTGATCACCGGCCGCGGTTCCGCCGCCGAGCGCGATGTGCTGTCGGTGTCGCAGGCCCGCTGGCCCGAGGTGGATTTCGAGGTGGTCAACACCATCGTCCAGGGCGGCAAGGCGGTGTCCGAGATCATCCCGGCGCTGGAGCGGCTGGATGCGGACCCGACCATCGACGTCATCATCATCGCTCGCGGCGGCGGGTCCGTGGAGGATCTGCTGCCGTTTTCGGACGAGGCCCTGGTCCGCGCGGTCAGCCGGGCGACCACGCCGGTGGTGTCGGCAATCGGCCACGAGCCGGACAATCCGCTGCTCGATCACGTGGCCGACCTGCGTGCCGCGACCCCGACGGACGCGGCGAAGCGGGTGGTGCCGGACGTGAAGGAGGAGCGCCACCGGCTAGACGAGCTGCGGGCGCGCTCCGCCGCCGCGTTGCGCAGGTGGGTCGACCGGGAGGCTCGGATCATTTCCGACCTGCGCTCGCGCCCGGTGCTGGCGGACCCGATGACCCCGATCCGGGCCCGGGCCGAGGACATCGGGCGGGGCCGCGATCGCCTGCGCGGCGCCATTTCCCGGCGCCTCGAGCGCGAGGAATCCATGGTCGCGGGATTGCGGGGCAAGGTCTCCGCGTTGGGGCCGGCGGCGACCCTCGCCCGCGGGTATTCCGTGGTGCAGGTCCAGCCGCGCGACGGCTCCGGGGACCAGGTGGTCACGACCATCGCGCAGGCTCCCCCGGGTTCGCAGTTGCGCATCCGCGTCGCCGACGGTTCCATTACTGCGGCGGCCATGGGCGTAAAGCCCGCCGACTGA
- a CDS encoding exodeoxyribonuclease VII small subunit, giving the protein MNQDVFGAGDGRANEQVPVEKLGYEEARDELVETVKLLELGQMGLDDSLALWERGEALARRCEEHLDGAKAKVEAALARGAADGADGGDAAE; this is encoded by the coding sequence ATGAACCAGGACGTTTTCGGCGCAGGTGACGGCCGTGCCAACGAGCAGGTGCCCGTCGAAAAGCTCGGCTACGAAGAGGCCCGCGACGAGCTGGTGGAAACCGTGAAGCTGCTCGAGCTGGGGCAGATGGGCCTGGACGACTCGCTGGCCCTCTGGGAGCGCGGCGAGGCGCTGGCGCGGCGCTGCGAGGAGCATCTCGACGGCGCGAAGGCGAAGGTGGAGGCGGCGCTGGCGCGCGGCGCGGCCGATGGCGCCGACGGCGGGGACGCCGCGGAATAG
- a CDS encoding DUF4245 domain-containing protein, with the protein MKSEKPRILQDGRDMTMTLLVMGFAMLLTIGFTGLCSFNPGEPENGLVREVDSAAFLQMETQRADYPVREPATPEGWKPNSVRAGNAGGHTTTILGFVTANGDYVHALQTSAPADALPADGKARLSDGTVDVDGVTWVKKVGADANTRRTWVADFGDSRVLLEGSANDDEYRTLAKAMQDAKILEKRTN; encoded by the coding sequence GTGAAATCCGAGAAGCCCAGGATCCTGCAAGATGGCCGCGACATGACCATGACGCTTTTGGTCATGGGGTTCGCGATGCTCCTCACCATCGGTTTCACCGGCCTGTGCAGTTTTAATCCGGGTGAGCCGGAAAATGGGCTGGTCCGGGAGGTCGATTCCGCGGCCTTCCTGCAGATGGAGACCCAGCGCGCCGATTACCCGGTGCGCGAGCCGGCGACTCCCGAGGGCTGGAAGCCGAACTCGGTGCGCGCCGGAAACGCGGGCGGCCACACGACGACCATCCTCGGGTTCGTCACGGCCAACGGCGACTACGTCCACGCGCTGCAGACCAGCGCCCCGGCCGATGCGCTGCCCGCGGACGGCAAGGCCCGGCTCAGCGACGGCACGGTCGACGTCGATGGCGTGACGTGGGTCAAGAAGGTCGGCGCAGACGCCAACACCCGCCGCACCTGGGTGGCCGACTTCGGTGATTCCCGTGTGCTGCTCGAGGGCTCTGCCAACGACGACGAGTACCGCACGCTGGCGAAGGCCATGCAGGACGCGAAGATCCTGGAGAAGCGGACCAACTAG
- the glpX gene encoding class II fructose-bisphosphatase, whose protein sequence is MNAANPEIPDRNLAMELVRVTEAAALAAGQWVGRGQKEKGDGAAVDAMRKLINTVAMNGVVVIGEGEKDEAPMLFNGEKVGNGQGPDIDIAVDPIDGTTLMAEGRPNSIAVLAAAERGTMYDPSAVFYMDKLAVGPEAAGKIDIEAPVDHNIGVVAKAKGLRKEDVTVVVLDRPRHEEMIRQIRESGAKIRLIGDGDVAGAVAAAQNSNSVDIMMGIGGTPEGVITACAMKCMGGEIQGKLHPRDEAEIKKALDAGLVLDTVLTTDDLVRSDNCYFVATGVTNGDMLRGVAYRGKGAWTRSLVMRSKSGTIRNIEAFHSMEKLREFSSVDYGKDGFPDMDL, encoded by the coding sequence ATGAACGCTGCCAACCCCGAAATCCCCGACCGGAACCTCGCCATGGAGCTGGTCCGCGTCACCGAGGCAGCGGCACTCGCCGCCGGCCAGTGGGTGGGACGCGGTCAGAAGGAAAAGGGCGACGGCGCCGCCGTCGACGCGATGCGGAAGCTCATCAACACGGTGGCCATGAACGGCGTCGTCGTGATCGGCGAGGGCGAGAAGGACGAAGCCCCGATGCTGTTCAACGGCGAGAAGGTCGGCAACGGCCAGGGCCCGGACATCGACATCGCCGTCGACCCGATCGACGGCACCACGCTGATGGCCGAGGGCCGCCCGAACTCCATCGCCGTGCTGGCCGCCGCCGAGCGCGGCACCATGTACGACCCGTCGGCGGTGTTCTACATGGACAAGCTCGCCGTGGGCCCCGAAGCCGCGGGCAAGATCGACATCGAGGCGCCCGTCGACCACAACATCGGCGTCGTCGCCAAGGCCAAGGGCCTGCGCAAGGAAGACGTCACCGTCGTCGTGCTGGACCGCCCGCGCCACGAGGAGATGATCCGCCAGATCCGCGAGTCCGGCGCGAAGATCCGCCTGATCGGCGACGGCGACGTCGCCGGTGCCGTCGCCGCCGCCCAGAACTCCAACTCCGTCGACATCATGATGGGCATCGGCGGCACGCCCGAGGGCGTCATCACCGCCTGCGCCATGAAGTGCATGGGCGGCGAGATCCAGGGCAAGCTGCACCCGCGCGACGAGGCCGAGATCAAGAAGGCCCTCGACGCCGGCCTGGTGCTGGACACCGTCCTGACCACAGACGACCTGGTGCGCTCGGACAACTGCTACTTCGTCGCCACCGGCGTCACCAACGGCGACATGCTGCGCGGCGTCGCCTACCGCGGCAAGGGCGCCTGGACCCGCTCGCTGGTCATGCGCTCGAAGTCCGGCACCATCCGCAACATCGAGGCCTTCCACTCGATGGAGAAGCTGCGCGAGTTCTCCTCCGTGGACTACGGCAAGGACGGCTTCCCGGACATGGATCTCTAG
- a CDS encoding class II fumarate hydratase, with protein MTEQQYRIEHDTMGEVKVPVDALWRAQTQRAVENFPISGRGLESAQIRAMGLLKAACAIVNKDRGLLPAEQADAIVAAAKEIADGKHDAEFPIDVFQTGSGTSSNMNTNEVIASIAKANGVEVHPNDHVNMGQSSNDTFPTATHVAATEAAVNDLIPGLKVLQESLAKKAAEWKTVVKSGRTHLMDAVPVTLGQEFGGYARQIELGIERIEATVGRLGELPIGGTAVGTGLNTPADFGAKVTDELKKLTGVEQLSEAANHFEAQANRDALVEFSGAMRGVAVSLYKIANDIRLMGSGPLTGLGEIRLPDLQPGSSIMPGKVNPVLCETATQVSAQVIGNDAAVAFAGTQGQFELNVFIPVMARNVLESSRLLANTARVFAEKLVDGIEPNEEHMRTLAESSPSIVTPLNSAIGYENAAKVAKTALKEGKTIRQTVIDMGFVDGEKLTEEELDKRLDVLAMANTDRD; from the coding sequence ATGACCGAGCAGCAGTACCGCATCGAGCACGACACCATGGGCGAGGTCAAGGTGCCCGTCGACGCCCTGTGGCGCGCCCAGACCCAGCGTGCCGTCGAGAACTTCCCGATCTCCGGCCGCGGCCTCGAGTCCGCCCAGATCCGCGCGATGGGCCTGCTGAAGGCCGCGTGCGCGATCGTGAACAAGGACCGCGGTCTCCTGCCGGCCGAGCAGGCCGACGCCATCGTCGCCGCCGCGAAGGAGATCGCGGACGGCAAGCACGACGCCGAGTTCCCCATCGACGTGTTCCAGACCGGCTCGGGCACGTCCTCCAACATGAACACCAACGAGGTCATCGCGTCCATCGCGAAGGCCAACGGCGTCGAGGTCCACCCGAACGACCACGTCAACATGGGCCAGTCGTCGAACGACACGTTCCCGACCGCCACCCACGTCGCCGCCACCGAGGCCGCCGTCAACGACCTGATCCCGGGCCTGAAGGTCCTGCAGGAGTCGCTGGCCAAGAAGGCCGCCGAGTGGAAGACCGTGGTCAAGTCCGGCCGCACCCACCTGATGGACGCCGTCCCGGTGACCCTGGGCCAGGAGTTCGGCGGCTACGCCCGCCAGATCGAGCTGGGCATCGAGCGCATCGAGGCCACCGTCGGCCGCCTGGGCGAGCTGCCCATCGGCGGCACCGCCGTCGGCACCGGCCTGAACACCCCGGCCGACTTCGGCGCGAAGGTCACCGACGAGCTGAAGAAGCTGACGGGCGTCGAGCAGCTGTCCGAGGCCGCCAACCACTTCGAGGCACAGGCCAACCGCGACGCGCTGGTCGAGTTCTCGGGCGCCATGCGCGGCGTCGCCGTGTCGCTGTACAAGATCGCCAACGACATCCGCCTGATGGGCTCCGGCCCGCTGACCGGCCTGGGCGAGATCCGCCTGCCGGACCTGCAGCCGGGTTCGTCCATCATGCCGGGCAAGGTCAACCCGGTCCTGTGCGAGACCGCCACGCAGGTTTCCGCGCAGGTCATCGGCAACGACGCCGCCGTCGCCTTCGCCGGCACCCAGGGCCAGTTCGAGCTGAACGTGTTCATCCCGGTCATGGCCCGCAACGTGCTGGAGTCCTCGCGCCTGCTGGCCAACACCGCCCGCGTGTTCGCCGAGAAGCTGGTCGACGGCATCGAGCCGAACGAGGAGCACATGCGCACCCTGGCCGAGTCCTCGCCGTCCATCGTGACGCCGCTGAACTCCGCCATCGGCTACGAGAACGCCGCCAAGGTGGCCAAGACCGCCCTCAAGGAGGGCAAGACCATCCGCCAGACCGTCATCGACATGGGCTTCGTCGACGGCGAGAAGCTGACGGAGGAGGAGCTGGACAAGCGCCTCGACGTGCTGGCCATGGCCAACACCGATCGCGACTAG
- a CDS encoding TIGR01777 family oxidoreductase: MAWPMPAPSTDRFTHLLFHPRERVAEWFARPGAVRRLTPGLLPLMPVREADNLADGTTVFSMPAGAKWVARHDRGEYVPGHRFADYVANQPFRRTLAWRHIHRFEDVRGPGEDHPAWWTNVIDEVTSRLPRRSIAGVFAYRAAILEGDMSAAARLADHPRKTIAVTGATGTVGSMLCALLSTSGHDVVKLTRSPSAEPGTRTWSPGAPAPGLLDGIDVLIHLAGAPIAGRFTDRHLAKVRDSRVGPSRALAELAAGSGVEAIVSASAVGYYGADRGSELLDEDASSGDGPLADIVRDWEAAWDPAREAGIRVACIRTGIVQAGGGGVLPLLARLTATGLGGRLGDGDQWFPWIALDDLLDIYHRAALEPAWSGPVNAVSPGGVDNAEFTETLAAVLRRPAVIPVPKAAPSILLGGRGAEELAFANQRVVPRALEDAGHVFRFPDLGSALRHELLRNG, encoded by the coding sequence ATGGCCTGGCCGATGCCCGCACCATCCACCGACCGCTTCACCCACCTGCTGTTCCATCCGCGCGAGCGGGTCGCCGAGTGGTTCGCGCGGCCCGGCGCGGTGCGGCGCCTGACGCCCGGACTGTTGCCGCTGATGCCGGTGCGGGAAGCGGACAATCTCGCGGACGGGACGACGGTGTTCTCCATGCCGGCGGGCGCGAAGTGGGTGGCGCGGCACGACCGCGGGGAGTACGTTCCGGGCCACCGCTTCGCCGATTACGTGGCCAACCAGCCGTTCCGCCGCACTTTGGCATGGCGCCACATCCACCGGTTCGAGGATGTCCGCGGCCCCGGCGAAGACCATCCCGCCTGGTGGACGAACGTCATCGACGAGGTCACCTCCCGCCTGCCCCGGCGCTCCATCGCGGGCGTCTTCGCCTACCGGGCGGCGATCCTCGAGGGCGACATGTCGGCCGCCGCCCGGTTGGCGGACCATCCCCGAAAGACCATCGCGGTCACCGGCGCCACGGGCACGGTGGGTTCCATGCTCTGCGCGCTGCTGTCGACGTCGGGCCATGACGTCGTCAAGCTCACCCGCTCGCCCTCCGCCGAGCCGGGCACCCGCACGTGGAGCCCCGGGGCGCCCGCGCCGGGACTGCTCGACGGGATCGACGTGCTCATTCACCTGGCCGGCGCGCCGATCGCCGGCCGGTTCACCGACCGGCACCTGGCCAAGGTCCGCGATTCGCGCGTGGGCCCCAGCCGCGCGCTCGCCGAGCTCGCGGCCGGCTCCGGGGTGGAGGCCATCGTGTCGGCGTCGGCGGTCGGCTACTACGGGGCGGATCGGGGCTCGGAGCTTCTCGACGAGGACGCGTCTTCCGGGGACGGCCCCCTCGCCGACATCGTCCGGGACTGGGAGGCGGCGTGGGATCCGGCTCGGGAGGCGGGCATCCGCGTCGCGTGCATCCGCACCGGCATCGTCCAGGCCGGGGGCGGCGGCGTGCTGCCCCTCCTGGCGCGCCTGACCGCCACGGGACTGGGCGGCAGGCTCGGCGACGGCGACCAGTGGTTCCCGTGGATCGCCCTCGACGACCTGCTGGACATCTACCACCGGGCGGCGCTGGAGCCCGCGTGGTCGGGGCCGGTCAACGCCGTGTCGCCCGGCGGCGTGGACAACGCCGAGTTCACGGAGACGCTGGCGGCGGTGCTGCGCCGCCCGGCGGTCATCCCGGTGCCCAAGGCCGCGCCGTCGATCCTGCTCGGCGGCCGGGGCGCGGAGGAGCTCGCATTCGCCAACCAGCGCGTGGTCCCCCGCGCGCTGGAGGACGCCGGCCACGTGTTCCGATTCCCGGACCTCGGGTCGGCGCTGCGGCACGAACTGCTGCGCAACGGCTGA